The Nocardia vinacea genome contains the following window.
GAAAGTGCACGCGCAGCGGTCTCAGGACAGGCGGCGACCGTCGACGGCGGAGAAGAAGTAGGTGTGTTCCGGTGTGGGCGTCAACTGCACCCGGGTGCCCTTCTCCGGCGGGTTGCGCCAATCCGCCCGCGCCACAATGGTTTCGCCCGCACCGTTCGTCGCGCCCTCGGCAATCGTGCGGCCGTAGATGTACGCGTCCGAGCCCAGCTCCTCGACGACGTCGACCTCCATCTGGATACCCGACTTGTCCACCGCCCCACCGATCTCCAGATGCTCGGGCCGCACGCCGACCACCACCGAACCCTCGGCGGAATCGGCAACCGACCGCGGTACCGGCAGCGTGGCGCCGCCGAGCTCCACCGCACCGTCGGCGACCGGCAGCGTGAACAGATTCATTGCGGGCGACCCCATGAATCCGGCGACGAACACATTCGCCGGATCCCGGTACAGATCGCGCGGTGTCGCGCACTGCTGCAGCAGGCCGTCCTTGAGCACCGCGACCCGATCGCCCATGGTCATCGCCTCGACCTGGTCGTGCGTGACGTACACGGTGGTGGTGCCGAGACGGCGCTGCAGCTGGGCGATCTGCGTGCGGGTCTGCACCCGCAGCTTGGCGTCCAGATTCGACAGCGGCTCGTCCATCAGGAATACCTGCGGCTGGCGCACGATCGCCCGGCCCATCGCGACGCGCTGACGCTGACCGCCGGACAGCGCCTTCGGCTTGCGGGCCAGATACGGCTCGAGGTCGAGCAGTTTGGCCGCCTCCAGCACCCGGCGCTCCTTCTCCGCCTTGGCGACCTTGGCGAGTTTGAGCGCGAAGCCCATATTCTCGGCGACGGTCATATGCGGGTAGAGCGCGTAGTTCTGGAACACCATGGCGATATCGCGTTCCTTGGGTTCGGCGTGCGTGACGTCGTTGGCGCCGATCAGAATGCGCCCGTCGTCGACATCCTCGAGTCCGGCGAGCATCCGCAGCGAGGTCGACTTACCGCAGCCGGACGGACCGACCAGCACGAGGAATTCCCCGTCGGCGATCTCCAGATCCAGCTTGTCGACGGCGGGTTTGGACGAGCCGGGGTAGAGCCGGGTCGCGCTATCGAAGGTCACGGTGGCCATGACAAATCACATCCCATCACCGGCAGGAACGTGCCGGACGATCCGAGTAAGGGTTGACCGGCGATATTACTGGATGTGCTCGCTTCGCACACGATGCGCTCGAGTTCGCGCAACTAATCCGGAAGATCGATTGCGCCGGTAGCCTCGATCGAGGAACCAGATCGAGCGACGAGGAGCAGGCTCATGACCCGACCGGTTCGAATCGGTGTACAGCTACAGCCCCAGCACGCCCCCGACTACGGACTCCTGCGCGACGCCGTGCTGCGTGCGGAGGATGCGGGCGTCGATATCGCCTTCAACTGGGATCACTTCTATCCGCTGACCGGCGACCACAACGGCGCGCATTTCGAATGCTGGACCATGCTCGGCGCCTGGGCCGAGCAGACCGAACGGATCGAGATCGGCGCGCTGGTCACCGGCGGCGGTTACCGCAATCCCGATCTGCTCGCCGATATGGCGCGCACGGTGGACCACATCAGCAATGGCCGACTCATTCTCGGCATCGGCGCGGGGTGGTTCCAGAAGGACTACGACGAATACGGCTATGAATTCGGTACGCCGGGAACCAGGCTCGCGCTGCTGAAGGCGAATATGGCCCGGCTGACCGCCCGGCTGAAGAAGCTGAATCCGCAGCCGACCCGCGATATCCCGATCCTGATCGGCGGTGGTGGCGAGAAGAAGACGCTGCGGCTGGTCGCGCAATACGCCGATATCTGGCACACCTTCGCCGACCTCGACGCGATCGCGCACAAGAACAAGGTGCTCACCGACCACTGCGCGGACGTCGGCACCGATCAGGCGAAGATCGAGCGCTCGGTGCAGTGGCCGGGTGCGGAGCGGGCGGCGACGTTCGTCGAGGCCGGGGTGAGTCTGTTCACCATCGGTGTGAGCGGGCCGAAGTTCGACCTGAGTGAGGTCGAGCAGGCGGTCCGTTGGCGTGACGAAGTGAATCCGGAGCCGGTCAGGGGTCTGGCCTAGCCCTGGGCCGCA
Protein-coding sequences here:
- a CDS encoding sn-glycerol-3-phosphate ABC transporter ATP-binding protein UgpC; amino-acid sequence: MATVTFDSATRLYPGSSKPAVDKLDLEIADGEFLVLVGPSGCGKSTSLRMLAGLEDVDDGRILIGANDVTHAEPKERDIAMVFQNYALYPHMTVAENMGFALKLAKVAKAEKERRVLEAAKLLDLEPYLARKPKALSGGQRQRVAMGRAIVRQPQVFLMDEPLSNLDAKLRVQTRTQIAQLQRRLGTTTVYVTHDQVEAMTMGDRVAVLKDGLLQQCATPRDLYRDPANVFVAGFMGSPAMNLFTLPVADGAVELGGATLPVPRSVADSAEGSVVVGVRPEHLEIGGAVDKSGIQMEVDVVEELGSDAYIYGRTIAEGATNGAGETIVARADWRNPPEKGTRVQLTPTPEHTYFFSAVDGRRLS
- a CDS encoding LLM class F420-dependent oxidoreductase, whose translation is MTRPVRIGVQLQPQHAPDYGLLRDAVLRAEDAGVDIAFNWDHFYPLTGDHNGAHFECWTMLGAWAEQTERIEIGALVTGGGYRNPDLLADMARTVDHISNGRLILGIGAGWFQKDYDEYGYEFGTPGTRLALLKANMARLTARLKKLNPQPTRDIPILIGGGGEKKTLRLVAQYADIWHTFADLDAIAHKNKVLTDHCADVGTDQAKIERSVQWPGAERAATFVEAGVSLFTIGVSGPKFDLSEVEQAVRWRDEVNPEPVRGLA